CCCCAGTGCGCACCGCATCCACAACCTGACGATCCCCCTCCAACAGTCGGAGAGCTGTCCATCGGGATTGCTGGAAATCGGGAAACAATTGACATAAGGCCTCCTCAATCTCGCGCAATGAAGGGGCCAAGCCTGGAATATTCAATTTCAACTTCAAGGGAGGTCGGGCCTCGGAACGAGTCGCCATCTGGGACAACTCACGCAACAACTCTGCAATCCCTTCACCGGATCGAGCCGAGCATGGAACAACCGGCACTCCCAGCGATCGAGCCAGATTGCGAACATCAATATCAATATGATGAGCCTTCGCCTCATCCATCAAATTCAAACAAATCACCGCCCTGCGTGTGATCTGAAGCACCTGAAGAGCCAGGTTCAAGTTGCGCTCCAAACTCGTGGCATCCACCACAATCAAAGTCACATCCGGTTGCCCGAACAAGAGAAACCCACGGGCGACCTCCTCATCAGGTGATGCAGATAATAAAGAATAGGTCCCTGGCAAATCGACCACCTTGAAACGCTGACTATCGTATGAAAACGCGCCCTCAGCCCGACTGATTGTCTTCCCCGGCCAGTTGCCGGTATGCATCCTCAAGCCGGTCAGAGCATTGAATACCGTAGTTTTACCCGTGTTCGGGTTGCCAGCCAAGGCCACGACAAAGTCACTTTCATCCACATCAAGACCATGCTTTCTCAGTTGGCCATGCCGAGATGGACAAGTCAAACAAGCATCGCCGACACGATGATTCCCCTCCTGCCCATCAGCGCCCGCCTCACCCAGATCATTCCGTTTTTTCACGCCTGTTGCTCTCCTCCGTTTCTAGGTTCCAATAAAACTTTATCCGCCTGCTCATCTCGAAAACCAAATAAACTCCCACGGATCGAATACGAGCGGGGAGAGCCAAAAGGACTCGTGAACTCACATCGGATCACGGTCCCGGGCACCACTCCCAAATCCAACAAACGCCTTCGTTCAGGACCGTAACACGCCTCCGTAAGCCCATAAACCACTCCGGCCTCCCCAATCGCAAGTGAACTCAAACGCCTCAAGCCCTGCGTCTCCTTTTCCTCTGGCTCCGCTACATGCACCATACCCAAAAGTTCCGGAGCGATCAGCACCTCATGCCCATCTGCCGTGACTTCTACAGCGCCGTTATCAAGAAGCTTCATCTCGCTCAAATGCATCCCGGCATACAAGCCAAGCTGCACCAACTTGCGATACATGGTCACCGGCTCGTCCTCAATGTGCTCGATCACCATCACCCCTGTGTGCTCCCACTCAGCCAGTGAAATCCTACGTCCTTCAGGCAACTCACCTTCACGTGTTGGAATAGGATCACCATGAGGATCAAAGCGCGGATTCCCCAGTTGGTCAGCCAACGCATCGATGTCAGCCA
This genomic stretch from Oceaniferula marina harbors:
- a CDS encoding DtxR family transcriptional regulator, with amino-acid sequence MNKERQAQSDIEIEDALKHLLDCEQSGGAASVDSVAGALRLRGGQATLVLGLMRSRGLAQVRGELWQLTESGRKEAMLVLRRHRLYETWLARQEGVPAEELHRRAQVEEHRLNLADIDALADQLGNPRFDPHGDPIPTREGELPEGRRISLAEWEHTGVMVIEHIEDEPVTMYRKLVQLGLYAGMHLSEMKLLDNGAVEVTADGHEVLIAPELLGMVHVAEPEEKETQGLRRLSSLAIGEAGVVYGLTEACYGPERRRLLDLGVVPGTVIRCEFTSPFGSPRSYSIRGSLFGFRDEQADKVLLEPRNGGEQQA